In a genomic window of Cardiocondyla obscurior isolate alpha-2009 linkage group LG08, Cobs3.1, whole genome shotgun sequence:
- the LOC139105086 gene encoding patched domain-containing protein 3 isoform X2, with protein MDKTEFPEEYLPIINITMTKEPCIHKSLLKLWQKKSRNIDKLTKAKILKDVTMTLQNKNTKNILADIAPLLGGIEYDQNGTVKGAKATILHWMLKKSIPDSLQWEIEFIEKVLHANRTLPPGMEIYAVTLSSYDDLLAEVVNSNMTVLFCGMLLIMIYVFVMIGRCNAMQQRIYLSLMGISVVAQALLSCYGVCFYMGFFYGPVHPILPFLLLGIGVDDMFIIMQSLENTSETEKSLDIPTRIAKSIQISGMSITVTSLTNMVAFAIGMTTVMPFLKSFCIFAAMGILFLYVYEIMFFVSCLVYDERRLAAKRDGCCCRPRPDWRPNDCSKQNFQRFVFEKYVGPCVMRLPVKIIILLVTAALLGVNVWGIFQLKQNFDPLIYLNQESYPIQFNNKLKEYFPKYGKNVNIYLKGVDYYEDRQALSEMVNNLKQNPYVNNRTLDPWFTAYQNWLNDTGKVHYIESSDEYFNTLTEFLLFTVKGQAYIQNIKFDKLPFNDYNITISQIPVQHIPLTTASDQIQAIQSIRNVINSVNFTRGYDHIALNSWDYISWAANKIIGEELIRNLSLEIMAVGIVTLVLLRNLLASFWVMCCVLFTLIDLLGSMYFLGLTVEMSTSIIILLCAGLAVDYAAHMGLEFVRSSGTKQERALGTFSVIGPAVFNGGMSTFLAFVLLGFSRAYSFVAFFKLITSVVTFGLFHGLLFLPVILSLAGPSERRQDSPKKSQAMQYHNGYYTVHLPQNGRDIEDALAK; from the exons ATGGATAAAACCGAGTTTCCTGAAGAATATCTGCCTATTATAAACATTACGATGACAAAGGAACCCTGTATTCATAAATCTCTCCTAAAATTATGGCagaaaaaaagcagaaatataGATAAATTGACAAAAGCTAAGATACTGAAGGATGTTACCATGACTCTACAAAACAA AAATACCAAAAACATATTAGCTGATATTGCGCCGTTATTGGGTGGCATCGAATATGATCAAAATGGAACGGTAAAAGGTGCAAAGGCGACCATTCTACACTGgatgttaaaaaaatccaTTCCGGATTCGTTACAATGGGAGATCGAGTTCATCGAAAAAGTCTTACACGCCAATCGTACTCTGCCACCAGGCATGGAAATTTATGCAGTGACGCTAAGCAGCTATGACGATTTGCTTGCAGAAGTTGTCAATAGTAACATGACTGTATTATTCTGTGGCATGTTACTGATCATGATTTACGTGTTTGTAATGATTGGCCGATGCAATGCAATGCAGCAACGGATATATTTATCCCTTATGGGTATCTCTGTGGTCGCTCAAGCTCTTTTATCGTGCTACGGGGTGTGTTTTTATATGGGATTTTTCTATGGACCAGTACATCCAATCCTGCCATTTTTACTGCTCGGTATCGGAGTCGATGATATGTTCATTATTATGCAAAGTCTCGAAAATACGTCGGAAACAGAAAAATCTTTAGACATCCCCACTCGTATAGCAAAGTCTATTCAGATATCAG gTATGTCTATTACCGTGACATCGCTTACCAACATGGTGGCCTTCGCTATCGGAATGACGACGGTGATGCCGTTTTTAAAGTCATTCTGTATATTCGCCGCAATGggtatattatttctatacgTCTACGAGATCATGTTTTTCGTCAGCTGTCTAGTATACGACGAGAGACGATTAGCCGCGAAAAGAGATGGCTGTTGCTGTCGCCCACGACCCGATTGGCGACCAAACGATTGTAgcaaacaaaattttcaacGATTCGTTTTTGAGAAATATGTTGGGCCTTGCGTGATGAGATTGCcagtgaaaataattattttgttagtTACTGCTGCTTTGCTTGGTGTTAACGTATGGGGAATATTTCAGCTGAAACAAAACTTTGATCCGCTGATTTACTTAAATCAAGAGTCTTATCCTATACAATTTAACAACAAattgaaagaatattttccAAAGTATGGGAAGAATGTCAACATATACCTGAAGGGAGTAGATTATTACGAGGATCGTCAGGCGCTGTCCGAAATGGTAAACAATTTAAAGCAAAATCCATATGTTAATAATCGTACTCTGGACCCATGGTTCACAGCGTATCAAAATTGGCTGAATGACACCGGCAAAG TGCATTATATTGAGAGTAGTGACGAGTATTTTAATACACTCACGGAATTTCTTCTGTTCACGGTGAAGGGCCAAGCCTACATCCAGAATATAAAATTCGACAAGTTGCCGTTTAACGACTACAATATTACA ATATCGCAGATTCCAGTGCAACACATTCCTTTAACAACAGCATCCGACCAAATACAGGCTATACAATCTATTAGAAATGTCATTAACTCGGTAAATTTTACTCGGGGATACGATCACATTGCGCTTAACTCATGGGATTATATATCATGGGCGGCAAataag ATTATCGGTGAAGAATTGATCAGAAACTTGAGCTTAGAAATAATGGCAGTAGGAATAGTAACGTTGGTGTTACTTAGAAATCTACTCGCGTCGTTTTGGGTGATGTGCTGTGTGCTGTTTACACTCATCGATCTTTTAGGCTCGATGTACTTTTTAGGGCTGACTGTCGAAATGTCGACGAGCATTATAATTCTACTGTGCGCCGGATTAGCAGTTGATTACGCTGCGCATATGGGACTGGAATTTGTACGCTCGAGTGGCACTAAACAAG AACGAGCATTAGGAACGTTCAGTGTTATTGGACCAGCTGTGTTTAATGGTGGTATGAGTACATTCCTCGCTTTCGTCCTACTAGGTTTTAGTCGAGCTTACAGTTTTGTAGCTTTTTTCAAG ttaatcACATCCGTAGTGACGTTTGGCTTGTTTCATGGATTACTATTTTTACCAGTGATATTGAGCCTAGCAGGACCCAGTGAAAGAAGACAAGACAGCCCCAAAAAGAGTCAAGCTATGCAATACCACAACGGTTATTACACCGTTCATCTACCCCAAAATGGAAGAG ATATAGAAGACGCACTTGCTAAATGA
- the LOC139105091 gene encoding pre-rRNA-processing protein TSR2 homolog, translating into MEHAKPFLLTVTQRIFSNWTALKLAVENDMGPVESAKEFCHNVTDILCKNEGLTNDEIADHLENIMDDQFNTELQDDSSTQVAEELLRFYRYCVQNDESTAKTEFEKLPPVQSWLSLEQPIRPSQPVRRESSSSDEDMDVDKNKQQEDGWTVVTHRRNK; encoded by the exons ATGGAGCATGCTAAACCATTCCTTTTAACGGTCACACAACGTATATTCAGTAATTGGACAGCGTTAAAA ctGGCAGTGGAAAATGATATGGGACCGGTAGAAAGTGCAAAAGAATTTTGTCATAATGTAACAGATATTCTATGCAAAAATg AGGGGTTGACTAACGATGAGATTGCCGATCACTTAGAGAATATTATGGACGATCAATTTAACACAGAGCTGCAAGACGATAGCAGTACACAAGTAGCTGAGGAATTATTAAGGTTTTATCGATATTGCGTACAAAACGACGAATCTACCGCAAaaacagaatttgaaaaattaccaCCTGTACAATCGTGGCTGAGTTTAGAACAACCTATTCGACCTTCTCAGCCAGTAAGACGTGAATCCAGTAGTTCAGATGAAGACATGGATGTAGATAAAAACAAACAGCAGGAAGATGGATGGACAGTAGTAACACACaggcgaaataaataa
- the LOC139105086 gene encoding patched domain-containing protein 3 isoform X1, with translation MEMRADGRTAAGAVASAADDDDDHRRGSIAVTWARCKELLLDFHFNSDRIFHRIGFSIATKPWAWLLAALCLNVVCGFGLLLWKEESDQVELYMPIDSIFRKDAVWVKENFRDDLCYENLIVTAPNVLDPEVLRSIRDIERDVKNIVINNNTWEDVCAGYLTWFQEDDNWETMDKTEFPEEYLPIINITMTKEPCIHKSLLKLWQKKSRNIDKLTKAKILKDVTMTLQNKNTKNILADIAPLLGGIEYDQNGTVKGAKATILHWMLKKSIPDSLQWEIEFIEKVLHANRTLPPGMEIYAVTLSSYDDLLAEVVNSNMTVLFCGMLLIMIYVFVMIGRCNAMQQRIYLSLMGISVVAQALLSCYGVCFYMGFFYGPVHPILPFLLLGIGVDDMFIIMQSLENTSETEKSLDIPTRIAKSIQISGMSITVTSLTNMVAFAIGMTTVMPFLKSFCIFAAMGILFLYVYEIMFFVSCLVYDERRLAAKRDGCCCRPRPDWRPNDCSKQNFQRFVFEKYVGPCVMRLPVKIIILLVTAALLGVNVWGIFQLKQNFDPLIYLNQESYPIQFNNKLKEYFPKYGKNVNIYLKGVDYYEDRQALSEMVNNLKQNPYVNNRTLDPWFTAYQNWLNDTGKVHYIESSDEYFNTLTEFLLFTVKGQAYIQNIKFDKLPFNDYNITISQIPVQHIPLTTASDQIQAIQSIRNVINSVNFTRGYDHIALNSWDYISWAANKIIGEELIRNLSLEIMAVGIVTLVLLRNLLASFWVMCCVLFTLIDLLGSMYFLGLTVEMSTSIIILLCAGLAVDYAAHMGLEFVRSSGTKQERALGTFSVIGPAVFNGGMSTFLAFVLLGFSRAYSFVAFFKLITSVVTFGLFHGLLFLPVILSLAGPSERRQDSPKKSQAMQYHNGYYTVHLPQNGRDIEDALAK, from the exons ATGGAGATGCGCGCCGACGGCCGGACGGCGGCGGGCGCCGTCGCGTCCGCGgccgacgacgatgacgaccaTCGGCGTGGATCGATCGCCGTAACCTGGGCCCGTTGCAAGGAGCTCCTGCTCGACTTTCACTTCAATTCCGACCGGATATTCCATCG AATCGGATTTAGTATAGCTACAAAACCATGGGCTTGGCTCCTAGCTGCCCTGTGCCTAAATGTCGTTTGCGGTTTCGGACTGTTACTCTGGAAAGAGGAAAGTGACCAAGTTGAACTCTACATGCCGATCGACTCTATATTTCGCAAAGATGCTGTATGGGTGAAGGAGAATTTCCGAGACGATCTCTGCTACGAAAATCTCATCGTCACCGCCCCCAACGTGCTGGATCCCGAAGTGCTGCGATCG ATCAGAGATATCGAGAGAGATGTgaaaaatatagtaataaataataatacgtgGGAAGACGTATGTGCGgg ATACTTGACATGGTTCCAAGAAGACGACAATTGGGAAACCATGGATAAAACCGAGTTTCCTGAAGAATATCTGCCTATTATAAACATTACGATGACAAAGGAACCCTGTATTCATAAATCTCTCCTAAAATTATGGCagaaaaaaagcagaaatataGATAAATTGACAAAAGCTAAGATACTGAAGGATGTTACCATGACTCTACAAAACAA AAATACCAAAAACATATTAGCTGATATTGCGCCGTTATTGGGTGGCATCGAATATGATCAAAATGGAACGGTAAAAGGTGCAAAGGCGACCATTCTACACTGgatgttaaaaaaatccaTTCCGGATTCGTTACAATGGGAGATCGAGTTCATCGAAAAAGTCTTACACGCCAATCGTACTCTGCCACCAGGCATGGAAATTTATGCAGTGACGCTAAGCAGCTATGACGATTTGCTTGCAGAAGTTGTCAATAGTAACATGACTGTATTATTCTGTGGCATGTTACTGATCATGATTTACGTGTTTGTAATGATTGGCCGATGCAATGCAATGCAGCAACGGATATATTTATCCCTTATGGGTATCTCTGTGGTCGCTCAAGCTCTTTTATCGTGCTACGGGGTGTGTTTTTATATGGGATTTTTCTATGGACCAGTACATCCAATCCTGCCATTTTTACTGCTCGGTATCGGAGTCGATGATATGTTCATTATTATGCAAAGTCTCGAAAATACGTCGGAAACAGAAAAATCTTTAGACATCCCCACTCGTATAGCAAAGTCTATTCAGATATCAG gTATGTCTATTACCGTGACATCGCTTACCAACATGGTGGCCTTCGCTATCGGAATGACGACGGTGATGCCGTTTTTAAAGTCATTCTGTATATTCGCCGCAATGggtatattatttctatacgTCTACGAGATCATGTTTTTCGTCAGCTGTCTAGTATACGACGAGAGACGATTAGCCGCGAAAAGAGATGGCTGTTGCTGTCGCCCACGACCCGATTGGCGACCAAACGATTGTAgcaaacaaaattttcaacGATTCGTTTTTGAGAAATATGTTGGGCCTTGCGTGATGAGATTGCcagtgaaaataattattttgttagtTACTGCTGCTTTGCTTGGTGTTAACGTATGGGGAATATTTCAGCTGAAACAAAACTTTGATCCGCTGATTTACTTAAATCAAGAGTCTTATCCTATACAATTTAACAACAAattgaaagaatattttccAAAGTATGGGAAGAATGTCAACATATACCTGAAGGGAGTAGATTATTACGAGGATCGTCAGGCGCTGTCCGAAATGGTAAACAATTTAAAGCAAAATCCATATGTTAATAATCGTACTCTGGACCCATGGTTCACAGCGTATCAAAATTGGCTGAATGACACCGGCAAAG TGCATTATATTGAGAGTAGTGACGAGTATTTTAATACACTCACGGAATTTCTTCTGTTCACGGTGAAGGGCCAAGCCTACATCCAGAATATAAAATTCGACAAGTTGCCGTTTAACGACTACAATATTACA ATATCGCAGATTCCAGTGCAACACATTCCTTTAACAACAGCATCCGACCAAATACAGGCTATACAATCTATTAGAAATGTCATTAACTCGGTAAATTTTACTCGGGGATACGATCACATTGCGCTTAACTCATGGGATTATATATCATGGGCGGCAAataag ATTATCGGTGAAGAATTGATCAGAAACTTGAGCTTAGAAATAATGGCAGTAGGAATAGTAACGTTGGTGTTACTTAGAAATCTACTCGCGTCGTTTTGGGTGATGTGCTGTGTGCTGTTTACACTCATCGATCTTTTAGGCTCGATGTACTTTTTAGGGCTGACTGTCGAAATGTCGACGAGCATTATAATTCTACTGTGCGCCGGATTAGCAGTTGATTACGCTGCGCATATGGGACTGGAATTTGTACGCTCGAGTGGCACTAAACAAG AACGAGCATTAGGAACGTTCAGTGTTATTGGACCAGCTGTGTTTAATGGTGGTATGAGTACATTCCTCGCTTTCGTCCTACTAGGTTTTAGTCGAGCTTACAGTTTTGTAGCTTTTTTCAAG ttaatcACATCCGTAGTGACGTTTGGCTTGTTTCATGGATTACTATTTTTACCAGTGATATTGAGCCTAGCAGGACCCAGTGAAAGAAGACAAGACAGCCCCAAAAAGAGTCAAGCTATGCAATACCACAACGGTTATTACACCGTTCATCTACCCCAAAATGGAAGAG ATATAGAAGACGCACTTGCTAAATGA